The DNA sequence TACCTTGAGATAACAAGAAATATCCAAAGAGGTCTCTTTGACCTGCCTATCCTGCAAAAGATGCCTAAAATTATCGTTGAAGCATATGCCAGGAAATACCTTGAACATATCAAGGGTAGCATACCAGAGAATACCTTTGTAAATAGACAAACGGCGGTGAATGCTATCATAAGACGTCTAGGGGGCTTTGAGCTTTCCAGGCTTAATGTAGTTCTAATACAAAGATTTTGTACAGATGTATTGCAGATAGATAAGGCGAAAGCGTCAACGGTGAATCAGTATTGTTCTATTCTTAAGCTTATCCTTGATATGGCCATACAAGAAAGAGTTATTAACACGAATCCTATGCAGGGATTTAGACGGCTAAAGGTGGATGAAACTTCCAAGAGGATATTGACGAATGAGGAAATAAGGACAATTCTTGACGAATCTATACTACCTATGGATAGTGATCGCATGGCTATTCTTATTGGTATGTTTACGGGTCTTCGCCTGATGGATGTTATAGGGCTTGAATGGTCAAACATAGATTTTAGTAACGCTAAGATTACTTTAATACCACAGAAAACAGGCAGATGCATTACACTGCCGTTATCTGGCTATCTGCTAGGTGAATTAAAAAGGTATAAAGAATTAATGCCTGACAGAGGATGCCACTTATTCTGTGATGGAGAACTTGACATTATTGCAGGGAGAAACTTTAGCAGGTATTTTGTAAACCTATTCAAGAGATTAGGCATGAACGGTATTTCATTCCATAACTTACGCCACACGAATGCCAGCAAGTTTACTGAAGTTGTCCAGGACGTTACTATTGCATCAAAGCTATTAGGCCATAGCCACACAGATATTACTATGGGCTATATCCATAAAGACTTTAACTCACAGAAAGAAGCTATTGAGAAGTTCACAAATCACATGCTTTCTTTGCAAGAGTACGAACGTGGTACGAATCAGAAAATAGCATAGTATCGTAAGTATTTTATAATCAAAGTGTTATGAAAAATTGGATTATTTTACGGTAAATTCCACCTTAGCAGGGGGGCCTGATATAACCTTGATTTGTTGATCTTCCGATTTGCCCCGTTCACTCCATAATTTTACCGTATACTCTCCTGGCGGTACATCGGTAATGGAAAAACTCCCATCGTTACTCACCCTTGTAAAATATGGATTTTGTAAAACCAGGATGTAGGCAAGCATGTCGACATGCACGTTGCAACGGATAGAGGCAATACCTGATTTATGAAAGGTAAAAGATCTTATTTCACCCTTAAGCCACGTCCCCAAATTCATATTGTCCGCTACAATATCCGGAGAATAGACATTATGCTGAACGCTATCGCTGTTAAGAAAATCAACGGTAGTTCCCTTTACTATAGGAAGTACATGGGGAATGAAGGCCATATTTTTTTGATCCATAACAGCATGTTCTGTTGGTGGCTCAAAAGTGTTTGGCATATTTTCAATATAAACAATGGCATCCTTTAAGTATTTAGGCTTTTTTGCAGTGATAGTGCCAGTGATTACTGCTGAACTGCTTTCACCGGCGGATATATGGCGCAGGTGAATTCCTGTTACAAAAAATACGGTAAAAACTAAAATAATTGGGACCTTTATATAAATCCACATATTTTTAGTGTACATAGATAATCTCCTTATAACATGCTTCAAAAGGTATCTATAAAAGGCAAAAAATATAGAGTTGGGAGCAAATGAGTCACAAAAGAGATAAATACATTTACCTATCCTCTATGGAATATATCCAAAAAGAATAATAAGAAATATCCAATCAGTAAAACAAACCAACTAAAAGTCATGATAAATTCCAGGGTTGTAGAAAAGGACATAGAAAAATTTTCGGAGAGCATGCTGTAAATATCCTCCAGGGCATCGAGTGTTTTGTTAATATTCGTCTTCCATGCCTCCAGATGAAGTTTTTTCGC is a window from the Candidatus Jettenia sp. genome containing:
- a CDS encoding tyrosine-type recombinase/integrase, translated to MAVRYRKYFQQCKGKRNKGDQYGKLIAKGVNCEGKRSKNCPEGIPKDKPCGGWAIEFRDQHGKWQSIIKPGFTKTTAKEAYLEITRNIQRGLFDLPILQKMPKIIVEAYARKYLEHIKGSIPENTFVNRQTAVNAIIRRLGGFELSRLNVVLIQRFCTDVLQIDKAKASTVNQYCSILKLILDMAIQERVINTNPMQGFRRLKVDETSKRILTNEEIRTILDESILPMDSDRMAILIGMFTGLRLMDVIGLEWSNIDFSNAKITLIPQKTGRCITLPLSGYLLGELKRYKELMPDRGCHLFCDGELDIIAGRNFSRYFVNLFKRLGMNGISFHNLRHTNASKFTEVVQDVTIASKLLGHSHTDITMGYIHKDFNSQKEAIEKFTNHMLSLQEYERGTNQKIA